Proteins encoded within one genomic window of Couchioplanes caeruleus:
- a CDS encoding winged helix-turn-helix domain-containing protein: MSVLAVADLFPRRVPPARRGPGGRPRSARLRPVVGDPVSSVTLTITLGAPGSEDGERLLEALRDLIEAAGPAADIALGAPVVQPPVPVPGQPRAGLHLDLRPRTATLDGKLIDLSRLEYELLVFLARNPRQVFGRSQLLGHVWGHTHTTARTVDVHVSRLRTKLGDPDIITTVYGIGYRLSEEAAITISES; encoded by the coding sequence ATGTCCGTTCTCGCCGTCGCCGACCTGTTCCCACGCCGCGTCCCGCCCGCCCGCCGCGGCCCCGGTGGCCGTCCCCGGAGCGCGCGCCTGCGGCCGGTCGTCGGCGATCCCGTCTCGTCGGTGACCCTGACCATCACGCTCGGTGCGCCGGGCTCCGAGGACGGTGAGAGGCTCCTCGAGGCGCTGCGAGACCTCATCGAGGCCGCCGGTCCCGCCGCCGACATCGCCCTGGGCGCCCCGGTCGTCCAGCCGCCCGTCCCCGTGCCGGGGCAGCCCCGCGCCGGCCTCCACCTGGACCTGCGTCCGCGCACCGCCACGCTCGACGGCAAGCTGATCGACCTGAGCCGTCTGGAATACGAACTGCTGGTCTTCCTGGCCCGCAACCCCCGCCAGGTCTTCGGCCGCAGCCAACTGCTCGGCCACGTCTGGGGGCATACCCACACCACCGCGAGGACGGTGGACGTGCATGTCAGCCGGCTGCGCACCAAGCTGGGCGACCCGGACATCATCACCACGGTGTACGGCATCGGCTACCGCCTCTCCGAGGAAGCCGCCATCACGATCAGCGAGTCCTGA
- a CDS encoding FAD/NAD(P)-binding protein — MLIEIGGAMRRTVAVVGGGCSGVLVTRELLRCGEESHVVVIEPDEPGGGVAYGNAQPWHLLNSRAAAMSADPDDPNHFVRWSGAAPADFRPRREYGRYLREVFDEAVAANPGRVGVRRARATRIVPEDGGAAVVLDDGTLVRADHVVLAVGGPTVAPQPFEHPRYIDDPWRPGVLEALPTDRPVLLVGTGLTAVDVALTLTADDRRSAPVVAISRRGLLPLTHTVDAAPPAEPALDDCATLRDVVRAVRSAAGEAGDWRPVVDGMRPYLDQLWTALTPQEQDAFLRHLARTWECHRHRMAPEVAARVVALREAGLLEIRRGGVAAWPGFADYAAVVNCAGPGRLPGAAGPLVGGLLERGLVRLGPHDLGLDIDPAGRLVAADGRVHERLWLIGPLRRGAQWETTAVPEIRAQAHRLATDLRPRPVLAGVA, encoded by the coding sequence GTGCTGATAGAGATTGGGGGTGCCATGCGGCGCACGGTGGCGGTGGTCGGCGGTGGATGCTCCGGTGTCCTGGTGACGCGGGAGTTGCTGCGATGCGGCGAGGAGAGCCACGTCGTTGTGATCGAGCCCGATGAGCCGGGCGGTGGGGTCGCGTACGGGAACGCGCAGCCCTGGCATCTTCTCAACTCGCGGGCCGCAGCGATGAGCGCCGACCCGGACGACCCGAACCACTTCGTACGGTGGTCCGGTGCCGCCCCCGCGGATTTCCGCCCCCGCCGCGAGTACGGCCGCTACCTTCGCGAGGTGTTCGACGAGGCGGTCGCGGCGAATCCCGGCCGGGTCGGGGTGCGGCGCGCCCGGGCGACGCGGATCGTGCCGGAGGACGGCGGTGCCGCGGTCGTACTCGATGACGGCACGCTCGTGCGCGCCGATCACGTCGTGCTGGCGGTCGGGGGTCCCACGGTCGCCCCGCAGCCGTTCGAGCATCCTCGTTACATCGACGACCCGTGGCGACCCGGCGTGCTGGAGGCGTTGCCGACCGATCGGCCCGTGCTGCTCGTCGGCACCGGGCTGACCGCGGTCGACGTCGCGCTCACCCTGACGGCCGACGACCGCCGCAGTGCGCCCGTGGTCGCGATCAGCCGGCGGGGGCTGCTCCCGCTGACCCACACCGTCGACGCCGCGCCGCCCGCCGAGCCCGCCCTCGACGACTGTGCCACCCTCCGGGACGTGGTACGGGCCGTACGGTCCGCCGCGGGCGAGGCGGGGGACTGGCGGCCGGTGGTGGACGGGATGCGGCCGTACCTGGATCAGCTCTGGACCGCGTTGACTCCGCAGGAGCAGGACGCCTTCCTGCGGCATCTGGCCCGGACGTGGGAGTGCCACCGGCACCGGATGGCGCCCGAGGTCGCCGCCCGGGTCGTGGCCCTGCGGGAGGCCGGGCTGCTGGAGATCCGCCGCGGTGGCGTCGCCGCCTGGCCGGGGTTTGCCGATTACGCCGCGGTGGTCAACTGTGCCGGGCCGGGCCGGCTTCCGGGTGCCGCGGGTCCGCTGGTGGGTGGCCTGCTGGAGAGGGGTCTGGTGCGGCTCGGTCCGCACGATCTCGGGCTCGACATCGACCCGGCGGGCCGGCTCGTCGCCGCCGACGGCCGGGTCCACGAGCGGCTCTGGTTGATCGGCCCGCTGCGCCGTGGTGCCCAGTGGGAGACGACGGCGGTGCCGGAGATCCGGGCGCAGGCGCACCGCCTCGCCACCGATCTACGCCCTCGCCCGGTGCTCGCCGGAGTGGCGTAA
- a CDS encoding S1 family peptidase produces MRIPGSKLGRPTVGLAVALLAVSVIASPASAVPAGPAADPSFAPSALAASLETRLGDRAAGSYVDSAGKVVVNVTDAATAQSVSAAGAIPRYVTRSGAALAAADATLKATLKTPGTSFALDPVSNQILVTADSTVTGAKLAAVKSAVATLGDRARVESLPGTLSPLISGGDAIYTGGSRCSLGFNVRSGSTYYFLTAGHCTNIGSTWTNGSTTLGTRAGSSFPTNDYGIVRYTNTSISKPGYVASQDITNAGTPAVGTTVYRRGSTTGTHSGQVTALNATVNYAQGTVYGMIRTTVCAQPGDSGGPLYAGTTAMGLTSGGSGNCSSGGTTFFQPVTEPLAVYGVSVY; encoded by the coding sequence GTGCGTATCCCCGGCTCCAAGCTCGGCCGACCGACCGTCGGCCTCGCCGTCGCACTGCTGGCCGTCAGCGTCATCGCGTCACCCGCGTCCGCTGTCCCGGCCGGTCCCGCCGCCGACCCCTCGTTCGCGCCTTCCGCTCTCGCCGCCAGCCTGGAAACCCGGCTCGGCGACCGGGCCGCCGGCTCGTACGTCGACTCGGCCGGCAAGGTCGTCGTCAACGTGACGGACGCGGCCACCGCGCAGTCCGTGAGCGCCGCCGGCGCCATTCCCCGCTACGTCACCCGTAGTGGCGCCGCGCTCGCCGCCGCCGACGCGACCCTCAAGGCAACCCTCAAGACGCCCGGCACCTCGTTCGCCCTCGACCCCGTGAGCAACCAGATCCTGGTCACCGCCGACAGCACCGTGACCGGTGCGAAGCTGGCCGCCGTGAAGTCCGCCGTCGCCACCCTGGGCGACCGGGCCCGGGTCGAGTCCCTACCCGGCACGCTGAGCCCCCTCATCTCCGGTGGCGACGCGATCTACACCGGTGGCTCGCGCTGCTCGCTCGGCTTCAACGTCCGCAGCGGCAGCACCTACTACTTCCTGACCGCCGGGCACTGCACCAATATCGGTTCGACGTGGACGAACGGCTCCACGACGCTCGGCACGCGGGCCGGCAGCAGCTTCCCGACCAACGACTACGGCATCGTGCGCTACACCAACACCAGCATCTCGAAGCCGGGCTACGTGGCTTCGCAGGACATCACCAACGCCGGCACCCCGGCCGTCGGCACCACCGTCTACCGCCGCGGCAGCACGACCGGTACGCACTCCGGCCAGGTCACCGCTCTCAACGCGACGGTGAACTACGCCCAGGGCACCGTCTACGGCATGATCCGCACCACCGTGTGCGCCCAGCCGGGTGACTCGGGCGGCCCGCTCTACGCCGGCACCACCGCGATGGGCCTGACCTCCGGTGGCAGCGGAAACTGCTCCTCGGGTGGCACGACCTTCTTCCAGCCCGTGACGGAGCCGCTGGCCGTCTACGGCGTCTCGGTCTACTGA
- a CDS encoding glycosyl hydrolase, with amino-acid sequence MHPAVPRRPLTATVPSTAPRRRLIAGGPSAAWRRLTAGGPSSALRRRLTAFGAAALVLGAGVLSVSVASGAEAATVGAGSYTETLPPGAKLPTGCGDLSTNPRKYLTANAPAGPVPTNDWWSSLLFKKGDDCNFSQPLYAGPAAYRPVTSGLGLSYQTQAAISGSGTGLGEYHYPYAQHIVVGVDGLRAPQALVDGWSDWTVTPSWSDGSRTLKATIGHGLPMSFFQATGGDALLTITGPPTAWQNAGGRIGFSIGGHDYVAYGPAGATWTLSGSTIRSGLAGKGYFSVAVLPTDTGTSTADKIALADTFGRYAHQHVTGTRVSYAYHQSAGTVSTTYSFTTTAREGSGSGTVIALYPHQWRYLAGGSPLTRTYVSPRGTMKIITGTSFGTSMKYTGVLPEIPAVGDSTGADLAQITTYLNDELADPAAFRGDDTYWTGKGLGRAARIAEIADQLGLTSVRDSALNVIRTRITDWFTASPGKTSRLFYYDRNWGTLIGYPASYFSDEDLNDHHFHYGYFVAAAATLAKFDPGWAADSRYGGMVDLLIRDANNYDRGDTRFPYLRDFDIYAGHDWASGHGAFGAGNNQESSSEGQNFANALIQWGQVTGKATVRDAGIWLHTTQAAAINEYWFDVRNENFPANWGHNYSAIAWGSGGAYATWFSGEHAMVVGINMLPITGGQFYLGDYPAAVRNTYAELVRNNGGEPTVWRDMLWQYLALGDPDAALAKFRASGAYSPEEGESRAHTFHWIRNLASLGQVDTGVTANHPLAKAFTKSGLRTYVASNITGAPQTVTFSDGKMLNLAPGRTVASGATNWAGGTATGGTTS; translated from the coding sequence ATGCATCCCGCCGTCCCCCGACGCCCGCTCACCGCCACCGTCCCCTCGACCGCCCCTCGGCGCCGCCTCATCGCCGGCGGCCCCTCCGCCGCCTGGCGCCGCCTCACCGCCGGCGGCCCCTCCTCCGCTCTGCGGCGCCGCCTTACCGCTTTCGGCGCCGCCGCCCTGGTGCTCGGCGCCGGGGTGCTGTCCGTGTCCGTTGCCAGTGGCGCCGAGGCCGCGACCGTCGGCGCCGGCAGCTACACCGAGACCCTGCCGCCCGGCGCCAAGCTCCCCACCGGCTGCGGCGACCTCTCCACCAACCCGCGGAAGTACCTGACCGCGAACGCGCCCGCGGGACCCGTGCCCACCAACGACTGGTGGTCGTCCCTGCTGTTCAAGAAGGGCGACGACTGCAACTTCTCCCAGCCGCTCTACGCCGGGCCGGCCGCCTACCGGCCGGTGACGAGCGGGCTGGGACTGTCGTACCAGACCCAGGCCGCGATCAGCGGCAGCGGGACCGGGCTGGGCGAGTACCACTATCCGTACGCCCAGCACATCGTGGTCGGGGTCGACGGGCTGCGCGCGCCGCAGGCGCTGGTCGACGGCTGGAGCGACTGGACCGTCACGCCGTCGTGGAGCGACGGCAGCCGGACGTTGAAGGCCACCATCGGCCACGGTCTGCCCATGTCGTTCTTCCAGGCCACCGGCGGCGACGCGCTGCTGACCATCACCGGGCCGCCCACCGCCTGGCAGAACGCCGGCGGCCGGATCGGCTTCTCGATCGGCGGGCACGACTACGTCGCGTACGGGCCGGCCGGTGCGACCTGGACGCTCAGCGGCAGCACCATCCGCTCCGGCCTGGCGGGCAAGGGCTACTTCTCCGTCGCCGTGCTGCCCACGGACACCGGGACGAGCACCGCCGACAAGATCGCCCTCGCCGACACCTTCGGCCGGTACGCCCACCAGCACGTCACCGGCACCCGCGTGTCGTATGCCTACCACCAGAGCGCCGGCACGGTGAGCACGACGTACTCGTTCACCACGACGGCGCGCGAGGGCAGCGGTTCCGGCACGGTCATCGCTCTCTACCCGCACCAGTGGCGCTACCTGGCCGGCGGATCGCCGCTCACCCGCACCTACGTCTCGCCGCGCGGCACGATGAAGATCATCACGGGTACGTCGTTCGGCACGTCGATGAAGTACACCGGCGTGCTGCCGGAGATCCCCGCGGTGGGCGACTCCACCGGCGCGGACCTGGCCCAGATCACCACCTACCTCAACGATGAGCTGGCGGACCCGGCCGCCTTCCGGGGCGACGACACGTACTGGACCGGCAAGGGCCTCGGCCGCGCCGCGCGGATCGCGGAGATCGCCGACCAACTCGGCCTCACGTCGGTCCGCGACTCGGCCCTGAACGTCATCCGTACCCGGATCACCGACTGGTTCACGGCCTCGCCGGGCAAGACCTCGCGGCTGTTCTACTACGACCGCAACTGGGGAACGCTGATCGGCTATCCGGCGTCGTACTTCTCCGACGAGGACCTCAACGACCACCACTTCCACTACGGCTACTTCGTGGCCGCCGCGGCGACCCTGGCCAAGTTCGACCCCGGATGGGCCGCGGACAGCCGGTACGGCGGCATGGTCGACCTGCTCATCCGGGACGCCAACAACTACGACCGCGGCGACACGCGGTTCCCGTACCTGCGCGACTTCGACATCTACGCGGGCCACGACTGGGCCTCCGGGCACGGGGCGTTCGGCGCCGGGAACAATCAGGAGTCCTCGTCGGAGGGTCAGAACTTCGCCAACGCGCTCATCCAGTGGGGACAGGTCACCGGCAAGGCCACCGTCCGTGACGCCGGCATCTGGCTGCACACCACCCAGGCCGCGGCGATCAACGAGTACTGGTTCGACGTCCGGAACGAGAACTTCCCCGCGAACTGGGGACACAACTACTCGGCGATCGCGTGGGGTTCCGGCGGGGCGTACGCGACCTGGTTCTCCGGCGAGCACGCGATGGTCGTGGGCATCAACATGCTGCCCATCACCGGCGGGCAGTTCTACCTCGGCGACTACCCGGCGGCCGTGCGCAACACGTACGCGGAACTGGTCCGCAACAACGGCGGCGAGCCGACCGTCTGGCGCGACATGCTGTGGCAGTATCTCGCGCTCGGCGACCCGGACGCGGCGCTGGCCAAATTCCGGGCGAGCGGCGCCTACTCACCCGAGGAAGGTGAGAGCAGGGCGCACACCTTCCACTGGATCCGCAACCTCGCCTCCCTCGGACAGGTCGACACCGGGGTGACCGCGAACCATCCGCTGGCCAAGGCGTTCACGAAGAGCGGCTTGCGGACGTACGTGGCATCGAACATCACCGGCGCGCCGCAGACCGTGACCTTCTCCGACGGGAAGATGCTGAACCTGGCTCCGGGCCGTACCGTCGCGAGCGGCGCCACGAACTGGGCCGGCGGCACCGCGACCGGCGGCACGACCTCCTGA
- a CDS encoding serine hydrolase — MRLTRQWILALAVVIIVGGVALIGLGVQDGRGGGGLLPSSLTIGGGTSTPRASPASRGPSAEELAKAERAQRAKKLDAALKKVAAEAPEFSVAVLDNRTGQHYSYRGSEAYDTASIVKVQVLACLLLRAQDEERELTSGERALAEPMIRRSDNDATSTLFGQLGGRAAITRCNERLGLTETEVRTAWGLTRTTVDDQVKLLDVLVDSRGPLDADSRQTAFLMMSTVVDSQQWGVPQVAERGEAATVKNGWDTRTADGGRWAINSIGRVVSADDHTDVSIAVLSHNNPSMNAGIGLVEKVATLTREHLKY; from the coding sequence GTGCGGCTTACGCGGCAGTGGATCCTCGCGCTCGCGGTGGTGATCATCGTGGGTGGCGTCGCCCTGATCGGGCTCGGGGTGCAGGACGGCCGCGGCGGTGGCGGGCTGCTGCCCAGCTCGCTGACGATCGGCGGCGGCACGTCGACGCCCCGCGCTTCCCCGGCTTCCCGTGGACCGAGCGCCGAGGAGCTGGCGAAGGCGGAGCGGGCCCAGCGGGCCAAGAAGCTCGACGCCGCCCTGAAGAAGGTCGCCGCCGAGGCCCCCGAGTTCTCCGTCGCCGTCCTCGACAATCGGACGGGCCAGCACTACTCCTACCGCGGCTCGGAAGCCTACGACACCGCCAGCATCGTCAAGGTGCAGGTGCTGGCCTGCCTGCTGCTGCGCGCCCAGGACGAGGAGCGCGAGCTCACCTCGGGGGAGCGGGCGCTGGCCGAGCCGATGATCCGGCGCAGCGACAACGACGCCACCAGCACGCTCTTCGGGCAGCTCGGTGGCCGCGCCGCCATCACGAGGTGCAACGAGCGCCTCGGTCTCACCGAGACCGAGGTCCGGACCGCCTGGGGTCTGACCAGGACGACGGTCGACGATCAGGTCAAGCTGCTCGACGTGCTGGTGGACAGCCGCGGCCCGCTCGACGCCGACTCCCGCCAGACCGCGTTCTTGATGATGAGTACGGTCGTCGACAGCCAGCAGTGGGGCGTCCCGCAGGTCGCCGAGCGGGGCGAGGCGGCGACGGTCAAGAACGGCTGGGACACCCGGACGGCGGACGGCGGCCGGTGGGCGATCAACTCGATCGGCCGGGTCGTGTCGGCCGATGACCACACGGACGTCTCGATCGCGGTCCTGTCGCACAACAACCCGTCGATGAATGCCGGCATCGGCCTCGTCGAGAAGGTTGCCACGCTGACCCGCGAGCACCTGAAGTACTGA
- a CDS encoding DedA family protein, whose translation MISELGALAWLFAVVAFGAIVPVVPTGAAVSGAAVLAFHNHPLLIVLVIAAGAAGAYVGDLVMYAMCRAGGEQLARRLRWLRDEERLVPLKVRLQRSQVPVLLVSRLLPGGRVPVLLAAAFLGMSWRTFVVANLPACALWSAVYAGIGVAGGSIFPEPWQGVVAAIALVLVIGQAVNVVNKRRAAASRA comes from the coding sequence GTGATCTCCGAACTCGGCGCCCTGGCCTGGCTCTTCGCGGTCGTGGCCTTCGGCGCGATCGTCCCGGTCGTCCCCACCGGCGCGGCCGTCAGCGGCGCGGCGGTCCTCGCGTTCCATAACCACCCCCTGCTGATCGTCCTCGTGATCGCCGCGGGAGCCGCCGGCGCCTACGTCGGCGACCTCGTCATGTACGCGATGTGCCGGGCCGGCGGCGAGCAGCTCGCCCGGCGCCTGCGCTGGCTGCGCGACGAGGAACGCCTGGTACCGCTGAAGGTGAGGCTCCAGCGCAGCCAGGTCCCGGTGCTGCTGGTCTCCCGCCTGCTGCCCGGGGGCCGCGTGCCGGTCCTGCTGGCGGCGGCGTTCCTGGGTATGAGCTGGCGCACCTTCGTCGTCGCCAACCTGCCGGCGTGCGCGCTGTGGTCCGCCGTGTACGCCGGCATCGGGGTGGCGGGCGGCTCGATCTTCCCGGAGCCGTGGCAGGGCGTGGTCGCGGCCATCGCCCTGGTGCTGGTGATCGGCCAGGCGGTCAACGTGGTGAACAAGCGGCGCGCGGCCGCCAGCAGGGCCTAG
- a CDS encoding MBL fold metallo-hydrolase — protein sequence MTDTSVTWWGHSTMWLADSGVSLLTDPLLTDRLIHLRRMAGPTPALPGAPDAVLLSHLHADHFHMPSLKAVPGEPLLVVPRGAAAFVARSLGRAYGDRCVELVPGEQTTIGPVTVRSVPAAHDGGRGPWSRLRSVAMGFVVEGAGRTWYAGDTGLFDGMSALGPLDLALIPVGGWGPTLGAHGHLDAADGAEALRRVKAAWAVPVHYGTFWPVGMARIRTHMFRDPGTEFERRAATAAPDARVRVLAQGETLTIEPAA from the coding sequence GTGACCGACACGAGCGTCACCTGGTGGGGGCACAGCACCATGTGGCTGGCCGACTCCGGCGTCAGCCTGCTCACCGACCCGTTGCTCACCGACCGGCTGATCCACCTGCGCCGGATGGCGGGACCGACACCCGCGCTGCCGGGCGCGCCGGACGCGGTGCTGCTGTCGCACCTGCACGCCGACCACTTCCACATGCCGTCGCTCAAGGCGGTGCCGGGCGAGCCGCTGCTGGTCGTTCCCCGGGGCGCGGCCGCCTTCGTGGCCAGATCTCTGGGCCGGGCGTACGGCGACCGCTGCGTCGAACTGGTCCCCGGCGAGCAGACGACGATCGGGCCGGTCACGGTCCGGTCGGTGCCCGCGGCCCACGACGGCGGCCGGGGACCCTGGTCGCGCCTGCGCTCGGTGGCGATGGGCTTCGTCGTCGAGGGCGCCGGCCGCACCTGGTACGCCGGCGACACCGGCCTGTTCGACGGCATGTCCGCCCTCGGCCCCCTCGACCTGGCCCTGATCCCGGTCGGCGGCTGGGGTCCCACGCTGGGCGCGCACGGCCACCTCGACGCGGCCGACGGCGCGGAGGCCCTGCGCCGGGTCAAGGCCGCCTGGGCGGTGCCGGTGCACTACGGCACGTTCTGGCCGGTCGGCATGGCCCGCATCCGCACGCACATGTTCCGCGACCCGGGCACGGAGTTCGAGCGCCGGGCCGCGACGGCCGCGCCGGACGCCCGGGTGCGGGTCCTGGCCCAGGGCGAGACCCTCACGATCGAGCCGGCCGCGTGA
- a CDS encoding DUF1990 family protein: protein MFTYAEVGATLHESLPAGYRHLRYRTLIGRDAGGAVFDCAAEAILTFRMHRRTGARIRTDAVRAAPGVRVTVGAGPLRVPCEVVWTAEEPHRAGFGYGTLPGHQARGEEAFLVERDADGHVWFSVTAFSRPARPLMRLGGPVAVLAQHLYARACGRALRKVCAASRTVDP, encoded by the coding sequence ATGTTCACATACGCCGAGGTCGGCGCCACCCTGCACGAGTCGCTGCCCGCCGGTTACCGGCACCTGCGTTACCGCACCCTGATCGGGCGCGACGCCGGCGGCGCGGTCTTCGACTGCGCGGCCGAGGCGATCCTGACGTTCCGCATGCACCGCCGCACCGGCGCCCGGATCCGCACGGACGCCGTCCGGGCCGCGCCGGGCGTGCGGGTCACCGTCGGGGCCGGGCCGCTGCGCGTGCCCTGCGAGGTGGTGTGGACGGCCGAGGAGCCGCACCGCGCCGGATTCGGGTACGGGACGCTGCCCGGTCACCAGGCCCGCGGCGAGGAGGCCTTCCTCGTGGAACGCGACGCCGACGGGCACGTGTGGTTCTCCGTGACCGCGTTCAGTCGGCCCGCACGCCCGCTGATGCGGCTGGGCGGACCGGTCGCGGTGCTCGCCCAGCATCTGTACGCCCGGGCCTGCGGTCGCGCCCTGAGGAAGGTGTGCGCGGCGTCCCGTACGGTTGATCCGTGA
- a CDS encoding YndJ family protein has translation MWVLVNLLVVVGMLLVVPAGLRLLDDPAAAFARRLWPFGAAAGALSLWLPRGEVATALATGYAITAAVLCAYALGRPARPRREWAAEAAVLTALIGPAVAAGALVAERSGYHLFGFELDVLSLTVAHFHFAGFAAALIAGLQTRVRPGPAADAAALTVPAGTLIVFVGYFTTEWVELAGALVLTVGMWTVGALTWLHARTGAPDRATAALLGGSALVLAASMVLALSWALGEATGLPHPSLAWMAATHGVANALGFAVCGMVGWRRAGAMV, from the coding sequence ATGTGGGTGCTGGTCAACCTTCTGGTCGTGGTGGGCATGCTGCTCGTCGTCCCGGCCGGGCTGCGGCTGCTGGACGACCCGGCCGCGGCATTCGCCCGCCGGTTGTGGCCCTTCGGCGCCGCGGCCGGGGCGCTCAGCCTGTGGCTGCCGCGCGGCGAGGTCGCCACGGCGCTGGCCACCGGCTATGCGATCACGGCCGCGGTGCTCTGTGCGTACGCGCTCGGCAGACCGGCCCGACCCCGCCGCGAGTGGGCCGCCGAGGCCGCGGTGCTGACCGCCCTGATCGGCCCGGCGGTCGCCGCCGGCGCCCTGGTCGCCGAGCGCAGCGGATATCACCTGTTCGGGTTCGAGCTGGACGTGCTGTCCCTGACCGTGGCGCACTTCCACTTCGCCGGGTTCGCGGCGGCGCTCATCGCCGGCCTGCAGACCCGCGTCCGGCCCGGACCGGCCGCCGACGCCGCGGCGCTGACCGTGCCGGCCGGCACCCTGATCGTGTTCGTGGGCTACTTCACCACCGAGTGGGTCGAGCTCGCCGGCGCCCTGGTGCTGACCGTCGGCATGTGGACCGTGGGGGCGCTGACCTGGCTGCACGCCCGCACCGGCGCACCCGACCGGGCCACCGCGGCGCTGCTGGGCGGCTCGGCCCTGGTGCTGGCGGCCTCCATGGTGCTCGCGCTGAGCTGGGCGCTGGGCGAGGCCACCGGCCTGCCGCACCCGTCGCTCGCGTGGATGGCCGCGACGCACGGGGTGGCGAACGCGCTCGGATTCGCGGTGTGCGGCATGGTGGGCTGGCGCCGCGCCGGGGCAATGGTCTAG
- a CDS encoding diacylglycerol/lipid kinase family protein produces MTGPRTAVVVNPVKVPDLDLLRRTIVKGLATAGWPEPQWLETTREDSGRGQTLAAIENGAELVFVCGGDGTLMAAVGALAGTDVALAVIPAGTGNLLAANLGLNGDAATGVEIALQGGRRRIDVGVCGDRCFAVMAGMGFDAQMLEGTSETAKKHIGWIAYVGGALKHLRDKPMPVVISLDGKPALRRRARTVIVGNVGRLQGGVRLLSEADPADGRLDVAILSPRNLAHWAALAWAVVRRRERIPRMERYTAKRVEIRGISPQPRQLDGDLIEPGVGMSIGIRPRALLLCVPQPDGDPDLAYDSGAAEQAAEEVRAAAEGKK; encoded by the coding sequence GTGACCGGACCGCGTACCGCCGTCGTCGTGAACCCCGTGAAGGTTCCCGACCTGGACCTGCTGCGCCGCACGATCGTCAAGGGACTGGCGACGGCCGGCTGGCCCGAGCCGCAGTGGCTGGAGACGACGCGGGAGGACTCGGGCCGCGGCCAGACCCTGGCGGCGATCGAGAACGGCGCCGAACTGGTCTTCGTCTGCGGTGGCGACGGCACGCTCATGGCGGCCGTCGGCGCCCTGGCCGGCACCGACGTCGCGCTCGCCGTCATCCCCGCCGGCACCGGCAACCTGCTCGCCGCCAACCTGGGCCTCAACGGCGACGCCGCCACCGGCGTGGAGATCGCGCTGCAGGGCGGCCGGCGCCGGATCGACGTCGGCGTCTGCGGCGACCGGTGCTTCGCCGTCATGGCCGGGATGGGTTTCGACGCGCAGATGCTCGAGGGCACCTCCGAGACCGCCAAGAAGCACATCGGCTGGATCGCGTACGTGGGCGGCGCGCTCAAACACCTGCGGGACAAGCCCATGCCCGTGGTCATCTCGCTGGACGGCAAGCCGGCGTTGCGGCGCCGGGCCCGGACCGTCATCGTCGGCAACGTGGGGCGTTTGCAGGGCGGCGTACGGCTGCTCAGCGAGGCCGACCCGGCCGACGGCCGCCTCGACGTCGCGATCCTCAGCCCGCGCAACCTTGCCCACTGGGCGGCGCTGGCCTGGGCGGTGGTGCGGCGCCGGGAGCGGATACCCCGGATGGAGAGGTACACCGCCAAGCGGGTCGAGATCCGCGGCATCTCGCCGCAGCCGCGCCAGCTCGACGGCGACCTCATCGAGCCGGGCGTGGGCATGTCGATCGGGATCCGGCCCCGTGCCCTGCTGCTGTGCGTGCCCCAGCCGGACGGCGATCCCGACCTCGCCTACGACAGCGGCGCCGCTGAGCAGGCCGCCGAGGAGGTGCGCGCCGCGGCCGAGGGGAAGAAGTGA